One window from the genome of Terriglobia bacterium encodes:
- a CDS encoding metallophosphoesterase — MRRRLVLILSIFLLLAPSPRAGEFKLPLKSNSVRFAAIGDMGTGDAAQYEVAQRMAAARPDFPFDFVIMLGDNIYGGSSPRDFEKKFEAPYKPLLDAGVKFYAALGNHDNPNERYYKLFNMNSATYYSFKKGNVRFYALDSDYMDPNQISWLETQLQNDAGSDEWKICYFHHPLYSSGKTHGPATDLRLLLEPLFVQYGVNVVFSGHDHVYERVQPQKGIYYFTEGASGKLRYGNLRKTEIKGKGFDTDRTFMLVEIAGDEMYFQTISRAGVTVDSGVIQRQVRTRAATSSP; from the coding sequence ATGCGACGCCGTCTTGTTCTCATTCTTAGCATCTTCTTGCTGCTCGCCCCAAGCCCGCGAGCGGGCGAATTCAAGCTTCCTCTCAAGTCCAATTCGGTTCGCTTCGCAGCCATCGGCGATATGGGAACCGGCGATGCGGCGCAGTATGAAGTGGCCCAGCGAATGGCCGCAGCTCGCCCGGACTTCCCGTTCGATTTTGTGATCATGTTGGGCGACAACATCTACGGCGGCAGTAGCCCCAGGGATTTTGAGAAGAAATTCGAGGCCCCGTACAAGCCGCTGCTGGACGCTGGCGTTAAGTTTTATGCGGCACTGGGGAACCACGACAACCCCAACGAACGCTATTACAAGCTGTTCAACATGAACAGCGCGACTTACTACAGCTTCAAGAAGGGCAACGTGCGCTTCTATGCCCTCGACAGCGACTACATGGACCCGAACCAGATCTCCTGGCTGGAAACACAGTTACAAAACGACGCCGGCAGCGACGAGTGGAAAATTTGCTACTTTCATCATCCTCTCTATTCATCCGGAAAAACGCATGGTCCGGCAACCGATTTGCGGCTGCTATTGGAGCCTCTGTTTGTCCAATATGGAGTCAACGTTGTATTTTCCGGCCATGACCACGTCTACGAGCGCGTCCAACCCCAAAAGGGAATCTACTACTTCACCGAAGGCGCTTCCGGCAAATTGCGCTACGGCAACCTGCGTAAGACCGAGATCAAAGGCAAAGGATTCGACACTGACCGCACGTTCATGCTGGTCGAAATCGCCGGAGACGAGATGTATTTCCAGACGATCTCACGCGCTGGCGTAACGGTGGACTCTGGAGTGATCCAACGGCAAGTGCGGACCCGAGCCGCTACG